One region of Danio aesculapii chromosome 7, fDanAes4.1, whole genome shotgun sequence genomic DNA includes:
- the LOC130232588 gene encoding LOW QUALITY PROTEIN: angiomotin (The sequence of the model RefSeq protein was modified relative to this genomic sequence to represent the inferred CDS: substituted 1 base at 1 genomic stop codon) gives MTISLHLQDISGRQSFLVLKIKDIRKIPXKMRHLSLFAVTALLVFNGCDCTTTVSSGTATLTFSGSVASTMSAVSPTSAASTVSPASAASTVSPASAASTPSPASAASTVSPASAASAASTVSPASAASAASTVSPASAASTVSPASSASTVSPASSASTVSPASSASTVSPASSASTVSPASTISTASANSTATLMSTNSTASGAPVATSASGFQLLCAGLLIWTLRLIQLRN, from the exons ATGACCATTTCCCTTCATCTACAAGACATTTCTGGGAGACAATCGTTTCTAGTACTGAAGATCAAGGACATCCGAAAAATTCCATG AAAGATGAGGCACTTGAGTCTTTTTGCTGTAACTGCTCTTCTGGTCTTCAATGGATGTGACTGCACCACAACTGTATCATCTGGAACGGCAACTCTAACATTTTCTGGATCTGTAGCATCTACCATGTCTGCAGTTTCTCCAACATCTGCAGCTTCGACAGTCTCGCCAGCATCTGCAGCTTCCACAGTATCTCCAGCATCTGCAGCTTCTACACCATCTCCAGCATCTGCAGCTTCCACAGTATCTCCAGCATCTGCAGCATCTGCAGCCTCCACAGTATCTCCAGCATCTGCAGCATCTGCAGCTTCCACAGTATCTCCAGCATCTGCAGCTTCTACAGTATCTCCAGCATCTTCAGCATCTACAGTTTCTCCAGCATCTTCAGCATCTACAGTTTCTCCAGCATCTTCAGCGTCTACAGTTTCTCCAGCATCTTCAGCTTCTACAGTTTCTCCAGCGTCTACAATTTCTACGGCGTCTGCAAATTCAACAGCGACTCTGATGAGCACAAATTCAACTGCAAGTGGAGCACCAGTTGCAACCTCGGCTTCAGGTTTCCAGCTGCTCTGTGCAG GACTTCTCATCTGGACCCTCAGGCTCATTCAACTGAGAAATTAG